The sequence GCCCAATCGCCGCGCCGCGCGACGCACCGGAAAACCGTCCGTCCGTTAAAAGCGCGACATCTTTATCAAGGCCCATCCCCGCCAGATTGGAGGTGGGGGCGAGCATCTCGCGCATACCCGGTCCTCCTTTGGGGCCCTCGTAGCGGATCACGACTACGTCGCCCTTTTCGATCTGTCCTCCGAGAATCGCCGCATTCGCGCCCTCTTCGCAGTCGAACACCCGAGCCCTGCATGTAGATTTCAGCATCTCCGGAGCAACCGCCGACCGCTTGACTACACAACCGTTTGGCGCTATATTTCCATACAGTATGGCAATTCCGCCCGTTTGGGAATACGGATCGTCTATCGGACGAATCACATCGCCTTTGATCCCAACGTTTTTGATACGTTCCTTTATGGTTCCGTCTACCGTTTTGTTGTCGCGTATCAGGTCTTTTTTACTGAGCTCCGCCATCACGGCCGTAACGCCGCCGCATTCGTTCAGTTCTTCGATGTAATGGCGCCCCGCCGGCGCCAAATGGCACAAGTTAGGCGTCTTTTCACTAATCCCGTTGACTTGGTGTAGGTCGATTTTAATGCCGCATTCGTGTGCGATTGCCGGCAGGTGCAGCATACTGTTCGTGCTGCATCCCAGGGCCATATCCACTGTGACCGCGTTTACAAACGCATCGTTTGTCATGATGTCGCGCGGACACAGGTTTTGTTCTGTCAGCTTCATGATCTGCATGCCCGCGTGCTTTGCGAGCGCGGTTCTCGCCGCCATCACCGCCGGAATCGTCCCGTTGCCGGGCAGCGCCATGCCCAGCACTTCCGAAAGGCAGTTCATGGAGTTCGCGGTATACATGCCCGAGCAGCTCCCGCAGCCGGGACATGCTTTTTGCTCGAACATTTCCAGCTCCTCATCCGAGAGCGCCCCGCTTGCGTGCCGGCCTACAGCCTCAAACATGCTGGAAAGGCTCGTCTTTTCCTCATGGAACCGCCCCGCCAGCATGGGACCGCCCGAACAAAAGATTGTAGGAATATTGACCCGTGCCGCCGCCATCAGCATGCCCGGTACGATTTTATCGCAGTTGGGGACCATTACCGCACCATCAAAGGCATGCGCAATGAGCAGCGTCTCCACGCTGTCCGCAATGAGCTCGCGCGAGGGCAGCGAATAGTGCATTCCCATATGGTTCATCGCGATCCCGTCGCATACGCCGATAGCCGGTACCTCGATGGGCGTACCGCCCGCCATACGTATACCGTCTTTAACCGCCTGCGCGACTGTGTCAAGATGCACATGGCCGGGGATGACCTCGCTTTGCGCGTTTACCACCGCAATGATGGGGCGCTCCAGTTCTTCTTTTGTCAGCCCCAGCGCATACAGCAAAGAGCGGTGCGGCGCGCGCTGTGCGCCTGTTTTAATGTTATCGCTGTTCATAAAATTCCTCTTTTATTTGTTCTTATGCCAACTCATTTTTCCGCGCAGCTCTTCACCCGTTTTCTCAAGCTGCGACTGTTTTCCGATGTTCCTCATAGCGATGAAGTGCGGACGCTTTACCTGGTTTTCAAGCATCCAGTCGCGCGCGAACGTACCGTCCTGGATCTCGGAAAGAACATTTTTCATCTCTTTTCTCGTATCCTCGGTGATGATACGCTTACCTGTTACATAATCGCCGTATTCCGCCGTGTCCGAAATGGAATAGCGCATCCGCGAAAGTCCGCCTTCGAAAATCAGGTCAACGATCAGCTTCATTTCATGGCAGCACTCAAAGTATGCCATTTCCGGCGCGTAGCCAGCTTCTACCAGCGTATCAAACCCCGCCTTGATCAGCTCGGAAACGCCGCCGCACAGTACCGCCTGCTCGCCGAAGAGGTCTGTTTCCGTTTCTTCGCGGAACGTCGTTTCAAAAATACCCGCGCGCCCTCCGCCAATCCCGCTCGCATATGCGAGCGCCAGATCGCGCGCTTTGCCCGTCGCATCCTGATGAATCGCGATTAGGCACGGAACCCCTTTGCCTTCCTGGAACTGACTTCTTACCGTATGGCCCGGGCCTTTGGGGGCAACCATCCAAACGTCCACATCCTTGGGCGGAACGATCTGTCCGAAGTGGATGTTGAATCCATGCGCGAAAACAAGGGATTTCCCTTCCGTCATATAAGGCGCGATGCCTTCATAAATCTTACCCTGTTTTTCGTCCGGCACAAGGATCATTACGATGTCGGCAGCCTTTGCGGCCTCTTCACTGGTCATGACTTTGAGTCCGGCTTCCTCCGCCGATTTCCAGGACTTGCTTCCCTCGTAAAGACCCACTACCACCTGGACGCCGCTTTCTTTTAAGTTCTGCGCGTGCGCGTGTCCCTGGCTGCCGTAACCGATAATGGCAACGGTTTTGCCTTTCAAAAGCGAGAGATTGCAGTCCCTGTCATAATACATTTTCATGTTCATTTTTGTCTTGCCTCCAATAAATTATTATAATATCTTATAGCGCACCTGCGGTGCTCTAGGATTTCATGCGTCATGCAGCGAACTTTCCCCGCGCTCCAGAGCCGTGATGCCCGTACGTGCCATTTCAATAATGCCATACTCCGCCAAAAGGTCCATCAGCGCTTTGTTCTTTTCCGGCGATCCCGTAAGCTCGATGATCATGGTATCTTTTGAAATATCCACGATCTTGGTGCGGAATATATCGCACAGCTCAATGATGTTCGCCCGTTTTTTATCCGGCGCTTTTACCTTAACTAAGATCAATTCCTTGTAAACCGAAGTGCTGGATCTCAGCCCCTTGATCGTGATCACGTCCACCAACTTGTCAAGTTGTTTTTGTATCTGCTCAAGCACCGCCTCGTCCCCCACCATCTCAATGGTAATACGCGAGACCTTTGGGTCATGTGTTTCCCCTACGGAAAGGGAACGGATATTGTATCCCCTGCGGGAGAAAAGCCCTGTGACCTTTGACAGGACGCCCGATGTATTTTGTACCAGGACGGAAAGTACATATCTTCTTATCATGAGAGTTCTCCTTTACTTCTGTTTCCTTTCATTATATAACGTCCCCTATCCATGCGCACCATTATTTTTCCCAGTCCAGGATGATATTGTCAAACGTCTTGCCGCCCGGCACCATAGGCAGCACATTTTCATCCTCGCTGATGTCGCACTGCACGATCACCGGCCCCTTGTGCGCGAACGCTTTTTTAAAGGCGCCAACCATGTCCTTTTCATTCGTGATGTCCACGCCATAGGCGCCGAACGCTTCCGCCAGCTTCACATAATCGGTCGGGCGGTTCAGCGTGGTCTGTGAATAACGCCCGTCGAACATGATTTTCTGCCATTGACGCACCATACCCAGCACGTTGTTGTTCATCACCAATACCATGATTGGAAGTTGATGTTTTACCGCGGTTACGATCTCCTGCAAATTCATATGGAAGCTGCCGTCACCGGCGATGTTCACGACCTGTCTCCCCGTGCCTATCGCCGCGCCCATCGCCGCACCCATGCCAAAGCCCATTGTCCCGAGGCCGCCGGATGTGATAAATTGCCGCGGCTGCTCGATCTTCAAAAACTGTGCCGACCACATCTGGTGCTGGCCTACTTCCGTCGTAAAGATAGTGCCTTCCGGCGCCGCTTCCTGCATCGCCTGGATCACTTTCTTGGGGAACCTTGCGTTTTTTGTCGCCCGATCCAGCGGATATTTGGTTTTCCATGCCTGCGCCTGCTCAAGCCATGTTTTGTCAGTTTTTTGTTTTACCTTGGGCAGCAACGCGTCCAAAACCGCTTTCGCGTCGCCCATTACTTCATAATCCGCCGTGATGTTCTTGTTGATCTCCGCCGGATCGATATCGATATGCAGCACCTTTGCCTGCTTTGCAAATTTCATACGGTCGGAGGTCACACGTTCGGAAAAACGCGCGCCGATTGTGATCAGCAAATCGCAGTGTGTCGTGCACAGCGCCGATGCTTTCGTGCCATGCATGCCGATCATTCCGGTATATTGCTCACAGTCTGCCGGATATGCCCCTAAGCCCATCAGCGTCATCGTAACAGGCGCATTCAGTTTTTTCGCCAATTTACGCAGGCTCTGCTCCGCCTGCGATGCGATCACGCCGCCTCCCGCCATGATAAACGGCTTTTTGCTATCGTTTAACGCCTGGGCGGCGGCGGCGATGTCCGCCGCGCTGAAACGGTTGGGGCGCACGATCGCTTTTGGCTTTTCAGGCGTATATTCACACGACTCTACCGTTACGTCTTTGGTAATATCCACCAGCACCGGCCCCGGCCGACCGCTTTGCGCGATAAAGAACGCCTCGCGGATCGTTTTTGCCAGGTCCTCTATCTTTTGCACGATTACATTGTGCTTGGTAATTGGAATCGTCACGCCCGTAATGTCAATTTCCTGGAAGCTGTCTTTCCCGAGATTTTTTTGTTCCACGTTGCCCGTGATCGCAACCAGGGGAACGGAATCCATATACGCTGTCGCAATACCTGTCACCAGGTTGGTTGCTCCCGGGCCGCTCGTCGCAATTACCACGCCTGGTTTCCCCGTCGCGCGTGCGTATCCGTCTGCTGCATGCGCAGCGTGCTGTTCATGGCAAGTCAGAACATGATTGATCTCCGGATAATGATAAAGCGCATCATAAATCGGTATGACGGTCCCGCCCGGAAATCCGAAAACCGTATCCACCTGCTGTTCTTTTAAACATTCCATTACGATCTGTGCGCCACTGAGCTTCACTTCATTGTCCTCCAACGTTCTTAATTATCTTACGGCTTCTCCTCGCCGCGTTTACCTAATAAAAAAGGCCTGCGCTTATTTGCGCAGGCCTTGAATTACTTCTTAACTCAGTCCTTACTCATGCCCTCCGGCACAACCGCAATAAGCCTTATTCGCTCCGTTAATAATGACGAGGCTAATAAGGTTAATAAGGACGACGATGAAATTGTAAGATTGTTTATGATTCATTTCTCTTACTTCTTTCGCATTTATGTTATTTATGATAAATGCAGCTAACCTTAATGTCAACATTTTTTTATCAAATCAAACAAAATAATTGCAAAACGCGTGTATTTATATTAGAATAAACTGCGTAATGTTCATTGCCCAACGGGGCGGTCGAACGTTCGCCTCCGTAGTTAAACGGATATAACAAGCCCCTCCTAAGGGCTAGTTATCGGTTCGATTCCGGTCGGGGGTACCAGAAGAGCCGCTTGTCGACAGATGAGCGGCTCTTTTCTTTTGTGAATTACTGTTGTCAGGAGCGGCGGTTGCGATTATAATTGTTATCATAGTCATCCTCAAAAAGAGAATGGCTGAGAGTGATGTTTGACAGCGGTTTTTGAATCGTTAGGCGTGAAGTGTAACCCATATATACGAAAGGAGATCGATTTATGTCTTGTTATTATATCATCGGAATCAGACTCAATCACCGTACCGCCAATGCGGCAAAGCTTCAGAAGGCGCTTACCGCGCATGGCTGCAATATTAAAATGCGTGTGGGCATGCATGAAACAAGCGACAACTATTGCGCAGACGACGGAGTCATCATGTTGCAGGCCTGCGGCGACAAAGAGACTATCGGCAAAATGATCGCCGACTTCAGCGCCGTGGAAGGTGTGACCGCAAAGCTTATCGACCTTAACTAAATTTCATGTTGGAACAACACGCGCTTTTCTGGGTAAAACATTTTAATTCGAGTGAATATATTATGCAATCGTTTTAAACAAAGACAACCTGTATTAAAATCATATACAGAATCGTTCCTGCCGCAATGGACAGCAGCATTTGCCGTTTCCATACATGGAGTGCCGCCACCACGGCAATACAAATTGCTTCCGGAATCCCACGATTTCCGGTAAAAATACTGACATCCCTTAGGCAGTAAATAACCAATAGACCGAGCACGGCCGCCGGAAGCACCTTGCCAAGATACTGTATAAACTTTGGTGTCGGTTTGTCCGCGGGGAATACCAAAAAGGGCAGAAAACGGGTGATCAGCGTTCCCAGAACCACCATTCCGATCGTAATCGCCTGCTGCGCAACGGTCATACGAACGCACCTGCTTTCTCAAGCGGTTTCCTGAAAAGTGTGATCACTGCAAAAATAGTGATCATCGAGGGGATAATAAAGTTGCTTCCCCCGAATACCAGCAGGCACGCAAGCGATAGACCCAGACCGATCAGCGAGCTGTAATGCTTCTTTTCTTTTAACCATTGTTCCAAGAAGATCACGACGAAAAGGGCCGTCATAACAAATTCAAGCCCCGTCGTATCGAACAGGATCAACGATCCGAATACGCCGCCTAACGTAGCGCCCAATACCCAATAAATCTGGTTCAGCAGCGTCACAAAAAACATAAACCAGCCCTTATCCACGCCGATCGGAATATCGGCAGTGTAATTGATCGAAAATGATTCGTCGCACATGCCAAAGATCAGGTATGCTTTCTTGCGGCCTGTTCCTTTATATTTGTCGAGCATGGAGATACCATAAAAAAGATGCCGCGCATTGATCATCAGTGTCAGCAGCAGCGCCCGCAGCGGGTCGAACGCTCCCAGCAAAAGGCCGACCGCCACAAACTCGACCGAACCCGCAAAGATCGTCGCGCTCATAATGACCGGATAAATCGGGCTGAAACCCGATACATTCATATAAATTCCATATGCAATTCCCAAAAATAGAAATCCCGCAAGAATGGGGATCGTTTTGGGGAATGCCGCATAAAACGCTTTTTTGAGTACGTCCTTTTTGCCGGAATCCCGATTGCTTTTCGTATCTAGCCCCACAATAATACCGCCCTCACTCTTTTGCGCTTGCCCTTACCGTCCAAACAGATTTTGCTTTTTTGTCTTCCACATTATATCATAAGCTATCCTATCAGAAGCAAGAGGATATTATAATCCAAATATACAAAGAATATCGATTTGGTTTTTGCAAACAGAAAATATTAGGCGTTATGTCAAGGAAGTGATATAATTAAATCATATAAAATATACTATACTATTAAGGTAAAAAAGAATGAATAAAAATAAATTGCAAAACGCAATACAAAACTATATTGAAAAGCAAAAAGAAAATCCAACATTTTATTTTGATAATTTAAATGAAAGAAAAAAACGTCGGGAATTTTACCAATCTTTTACTGAAAATAAGCTTCTGTCCATGTCCGAGGAGATATTTTATGAGTATATTGGCAAACTATGGTCTATGCTCATTTGGGGCAATAAAAAATATATTGTAGATAAATTAATCGAAGATAATGGATTTAAAAATATAAAAAAGCATTTGGCCTCGCTTTTGTTCGGAACAGCTCCTATTGAATTTCGTTGGAATAATTTTTTGAAAAATGTAAAAGGCTTGGGACCTGCGACTATTAGCGAGCTTTTAACTTATATTAATCCCCATGAATATGCCATTTTCAATAAAACTACTATTCTATGCTTTAATTATCTTGAAATTTGCGGAATGCCAAAATACAATTATCAGTATACCGGCTCCAAATATGTTGAAGTGTGTAATCTTGCTAAAGAAATTTCAAATAGACTAAAAGAAAATCAACTTTCAGATTCAGATCTTCTTATTGTAGATTATTTTTTATGGGATGAAATTTTACCTTTGGCCGAAAAGAACATATCTCCCATGAGCGAAAGAAAACAAGAATCGCTCATTATGTCGGCTAAAGAAACAAAGTCAATCCATGATGAAATAAAAGGGTATATTGTCGAAATCGGACGCTTTCTCGGCTTTGACAGCCGCGCGGAAGTCTCTGTTGCTTCCGGTGCAAAAGTGGATGCCGTTTGGGAAGCAACCATTGGCAACATGGGCAAAGCGATCTATGTATTTGAGGTTCAATCAAAAGGCTCCATCGACAGTTTAATTTTAAACCTGAAAAAAGCCCAAGGCAATGCGGCTGTCCAGGCGGTTGTCGCGGTTGCAGACGAAAAACAGCTTGAAAAGGTAAAAGCCGAAAGCAAGGGAGTCATTGATGAACAGTCATTACGCACCTGGGATTTTGAAGATGTGATTACAGTCTATGATGCATTAGTCAGGGCACACGAATCAATCAATAAACTTGCGCTTGTTCCTAAAAGTTTTTAATCTGTCTTGCTTTTATGCCTGAGTTCTCCCCTTTTCGCAAGGAATAAGGGGATTGTATTAAGATTAAGTTTAGCACGATTTTGTGCAGTACCCAGCCGCCCAGCCGTGGGAAATACTCTTTACAGCTTTTGCAGCTTACCATACTGTTTGTCAATATCCCGATGTCCGCTTATCGTCTCAAACTCGATCTCATAGCTTTTGTCCGTTTCCCGCACGACGACTCCGTTGCCAAAAATCGGATGCGTCACACGGTCTCCTGGCTTAAACGCGGCCGCCGGACTATGAAGCCTCTTTTCCAGATGTCCGATATAGGCTTTGGCCTGATTCAGAAAATCTTCATCCGGTATCCCGTCGACTTCAAGCTTATCAAAGTCCACATTAAAGATAAACCGCGATGGGTAACGGTAACTGCTGTCGTTGTTGCGCCCTTCGGCATCCACGATAAAAAGGCTGTCTTTGGCGCGGGTAAAGGCCACATAACACAGTCGGCGTTCCTCTTCCATTTCCTGCCTGCTGCGTACCTTGCTGGATGGGAAAACCCCTTCGTTGAGGCTGACCACAAATACATACGGATATTCCAGTCCCTTTGCCGTATGGACAGTCATCAATTTAACGGACTCCCGTTTTTCCGTCACATCCAGATTGGTGAACAATGCAATTTTGCTGAGGTAATCGCCCAGCGATACTTTTTCGCCCGCCGTCGACTCATACTGCTGGATCGAATTTTTTAGTTCGCTGATATTGTCAATACGGTTTTGATCAGCGTTTTTCATCAGCATTTCTTCATAGCCGGATTCGCGCAGGATACCGTCCGTAAAGTCCGAAACGCTCATGCGGTCCGCAAGCTCTGCGTAATGCTCGATCACTTCCACATAGCGCCGGGCCTTTGTATTCCTTAACTTTTCGTGCGTCAGGTTATCCTTGAGCGCGTCATAAAGCTTTACGTTATTGCTCTGCGCATATTCGCTGAGAAAATTAAGACGCGTTCGGCCGATCTCGCGGCGAGGCGTATTGATCGTGCGCAAAAAAGAAATATCGTCGAAAGCAAGCGGCATGCGCAGGTAACAAAGGACGTCCTTAATTTCCCTGCGGTTGTAAAATTCCACGCCGTTAAAAAGAGAATAAGGAATATCTTCCCGAACAAACGCTTCTTCTAAACTGCGGGATACATAATGCGCGCGGTAAAGCACCGCGATATGATAGGGCTTTACGCCGCTATCCATCAAAAAACGGATGGTGCGCGCGACATAGTCCGCTTCTCCCGCCGTGGATGTCGTGTGCTTATAATACACCTTAGCCCCATCCCCGCGCATAGCGGACAGTACATTTGGCAGGCGCACCGTATTTTTGGAAATCAGGTCGTTGCTCACGCCCAGAATCTGCGGGGTAGAGCGGTAATTCGTATTGAGATAGATCGTCTTTGCCTGTGGAAATTCTTTGTCGAAACCGAGGATAATATGCACGTCTGCGCCGCGCCAGGAATAGATCGTCTGGTCCGGATCCCCGACCACGAATAAATTCCCATATCTACCCGAAAGCATATAAACAAGGCTTGCCTGTTTTCCATCCACATCCTGAAATTCGTCCACCTGGATATATTGCAGTCTCTGTTGCCATTTTTGCAGGACATCTTCATAATTCGTAAACAAATACAGCACATAATTAATAATGTCGTCAAAATCAAGCATAAAATTACGGCGCTGCTTCTGAACATATTTGCCCAGTATCCGGTCTTTCATATCCCGTGTAAAGCCGGAAAAATATTTGACTGCCTTTTGTTCGTCCGGCTCCGTTACCTGCCCGACATAGTCATAGGGCGCTTTGAACACATCGATCACCTTAAGCATGTCGCGAAAGGTATAGTCGCGCAGACTAAGGCCGAGCTCGCGGTAGATCTCTTCCAGCAGGCTCTTCTGGTCTGTTTCGTCCATGATCGAAAAGGACTGCGGATAATTCAGCCGATGGATGTCCTCTTTTAATACCTGCAGGCAAAAGCCGTGGAAAGTACTGATGAAGCCCGTATCCACATCCCCAAGCATTCTGCGGATACGGCTTTTCATCTCGCCGGCCGCCTTGTTTGTGAAAGTAATGGACATAATCCTGCCGGGTGAGACGCCCAGCTCTTCCACCAAATAAACGTAACGCGAAACAAGCGTTCGCGTTTTACCGCTGCCTGCGCCCGCAATGACGCGCACATAGCCCTCTGTCGTCTGTACTGCTTCCTTTTGTTTGTCATTCAGTTGCTCAAATATTTCTGCCAAAATCGATCTCCGGATTGGTTTTCTTTTATTATATCACCTGTGCAGGTCAAATTGTGTTAAGAATATTCATTTCGTTTGCATTGCTTTCCCTATGGCCGCCCGTATCTTTTCCGCATAGCACATTTGCAAAGCGTTCCTTTCCTGTTATAATGGATACTATTATGGAAATAAAAACCGTACAAAAAAACGGCATGGAAATCGCCGTTATACAAAGTATGGATGTTCTGGTTCATGATACCCGTTCGGCGCTTGACCTTGTTTGTACCGTCAAATATGAGACAGGCTGCGAACGTATCGCCCTTGCGAAACATGTGATACACGAGGACTTTTTCCGCTTGAGCACAGGCATTGCGGGGGAGATCCTCCAAAAATTTATCAATTACCATGTTAAGTTTGCAGTATATGGGGATTTTTCCGTCTATGCGAGTAAGCCGCTTCAGGACTTTATATACGAAAGCAACAATGGAAAGGACATTTTCTTTGCCAGAGACGAGGAGGAAGCCGTCGATCGCCTGAGTCGGGCAGAACACTGAATGAAAGGAATTTTTTATGGCTGTTGTATCGATTATTGTAAGTATATTTGCACTGATTGCAAGTTTTGTCCTTGGATTCCCGCTGAGCCTGCTTATTGGGCCGTATGTAGGAATCGGGATCGGCGTTGTCGGGCTTGTGTTTGCACTTCTTTCGCGTAAAAAACGAAAATCCAACGTGGAAAATGCAGCGCTTATCATCAGTATCATCGTACTTGCGATCTGCGCTGTCCGTATCATTTCCTTTGTTTCATTCGCGGGAAATGTAGCGGGATGGATCGCTGGCGCTTTCCAGTGATTTATCCCCAGTAAATAAAAAATCCCCGCCTTATCTGCGGGGAAGTTTTATCGTTTCATCAGCGGTCATATCCGTACTTGAAAACTTTGTTGTCTTTTACCATCACAGCTTTTTGGACATTTTTGCTGGCTATCAGCCGATTAAACTCCTTGTCTGTGATGACTTTCGAGACTTTTTTATCTTTCATGTTCATCACACTCCTTTACTTTTTACCTATCCATTTATAAACCATTTTTTTCCATTTTAAACAGATCAAACTTGCAAAAACCGCGCGCGGCTTTATACTATAAGCTTTCCGCCATGGGCTATACCCACCTGAATGACCTTGACGGCGGCATTTTTAACCGGCCGTACCGGCTCGTCCGCTAAAGACGCGCGGCGATAAGAACCTGACCGCCGATATATTCCATTTCCTGCGCGCAATACCTCTGGTCGCAGGGCACTGCCAGCATATGCGCCGCAATGTTCCCGCAAAAGGCGCACATATCCCGCGCGATTTCCTTTTGCGGCCAGATGACCGGACAATAGATACCGTTTTGCGCAAGATACTGCTGCGCCGTTTTCTGGTTTCTTACGGTCACCGGAAAAAACAAAGGCCCTTCCTTTACCTCCGGCAGCAATGCATACTCCCGCAGCATTTCAAACAGAATTTCCGCATTACTTTTCCGCCGCGTTTCCACCTTTCCCCAATCGATTTTCTTAAGCAGCCGCACGGATTCTTCGCTCATGCCGATCATCCGGTTGTCCGTGCCCAGG comes from Christensenellaceae bacterium and encodes:
- a CDS encoding acetolactate synthase small subunit; amino-acid sequence: MIRRYVLSVLVQNTSGVLSKVTGLFSRRGYNIRSLSVGETHDPKVSRITIEMVGDEAVLEQIQKQLDKLVDVITIKGLRSSTSVYKELILVKVKAPDKKRANIIELCDIFRTKIVDISKDTMIIELTGSPEKNKALMDLLAEYGIIEMARTGITALERGESSLHDA
- a CDS encoding ketol-acid reductoisomerase, which translates into the protein MNMKMYYDRDCNLSLLKGKTVAIIGYGSQGHAHAQNLKESGVQVVVGLYEGSKSWKSAEEAGLKVMTSEEAAKAADIVMILVPDEKQGKIYEGIAPYMTEGKSLVFAHGFNIHFGQIVPPKDVDVWMVAPKGPGHTVRSQFQEGKGVPCLIAIHQDATGKARDLALAYASGIGGGRAGIFETTFREETETDLFGEQAVLCGGVSELIKAGFDTLVEAGYAPEMAYFECCHEMKLIVDLIFEGGLSRMRYSISDTAEYGDYVTGKRIITEDTRKEMKNVLSEIQDGTFARDWMLENQVKRPHFIAMRNIGKQSQLEKTGEELRGKMSWHKNK
- the azlD gene encoding branched-chain amino acid transport protein AzlD; translated protein: MTVAQQAITIGMVVLGTLITRFLPFLVFPADKPTPKFIQYLGKVLPAAVLGLLVIYCLRDVSIFTGNRGIPEAICIAVVAALHVWKRQMLLSIAAGTILYMILIQVVFV
- the ilvB gene encoding acetolactate synthase, which gives rise to MKLSGAQIVMECLKEQQVDTVFGFPGGTVIPIYDALYHYPEINHVLTCHEQHAAHAADGYARATGKPGVVIATSGPGATNLVTGIATAYMDSVPLVAITGNVEQKNLGKDSFQEIDITGVTIPITKHNVIVQKIEDLAKTIREAFFIAQSGRPGPVLVDITKDVTVESCEYTPEKPKAIVRPNRFSAADIAAAAQALNDSKKPFIMAGGGVIASQAEQSLRKLAKKLNAPVTMTLMGLGAYPADCEQYTGMIGMHGTKASALCTTHCDLLITIGARFSERVTSDRMKFAKQAKVLHIDIDPAEINKNITADYEVMGDAKAVLDALLPKVKQKTDKTWLEQAQAWKTKYPLDRATKNARFPKKVIQAMQEAAPEGTIFTTEVGQHQMWSAQFLKIEQPRQFITSGGLGTMGFGMGAAMGAAIGTGRQVVNIAGDGSFHMNLQEIVTAVKHQLPIMVLVMNNNVLGMVRQWQKIMFDGRYSQTTLNRPTDYVKLAEAFGAYGVDITNEKDMVGAFKKAFAHKGPVIVQCDISEDENVLPMVPGGKTFDNIILDWEK
- the ilvD gene encoding dihydroxy-acid dehydratase, producing MNSDNIKTGAQRAPHRSLLYALGLTKEELERPIIAVVNAQSEVIPGHVHLDTVAQAVKDGIRMAGGTPIEVPAIGVCDGIAMNHMGMHYSLPSRELIADSVETLLIAHAFDGAVMVPNCDKIVPGMLMAAARVNIPTIFCSGGPMLAGRFHEEKTSLSSMFEAVGRHASGALSDEELEMFEQKACPGCGSCSGMYTANSMNCLSEVLGMALPGNGTIPAVMAARTALAKHAGMQIMKLTEQNLCPRDIMTNDAFVNAVTVDMALGCSTNSMLHLPAIAHECGIKIDLHQVNGISEKTPNLCHLAPAGRHYIEELNECGGVTAVMAELSKKDLIRDNKTVDGTIKERIKNVGIKGDVIRPIDDPYSQTGGIAILYGNIAPNGCVVKRSAVAPEMLKSTCRARVFDCEEGANAAILGGQIEKGDVVVIRYEGPKGGPGMREMLAPTSNLAGMGLDKDVALLTDGRFSGASRGAAIGHVSPEAAAGGPIACVQDGDIIEIDISAYSIKLKVSDDELQKRLTNSRPKPPKVRTGWLARYARMVQSADTGAILE
- the pcrA_2 gene encoding DNA helicase; this translates as MAEIFEQLNDKQKEAVQTTEGYVRVIAGAGSGKTRTLVSRYVYLVEELGVSPGRIMSITFTNKAAGEMKSRIRRMLGDVDTGFISTFHGFCLQVLKEDIHRLNYPQSFSIMDETDQKSLLEEIYRELGLSLRDYTFRDMLKVIDVFKAPYDYVGQVTEPDEQKAVKYFSGFTRDMKDRILGKYVQKQRRNFMLDFDDIINYVLYLFTNYEDVLQKWQQRLQYIQVDEFQDVDGKQASLVYMLSGRYGNLFVVGDPDQTIYSWRGADVHIILGFDKEFPQAKTIYLNTNYRSTPQILGVSNDLISKNTVRLPNVLSAMRGDGAKVYYKHTTSTAGEADYVARTIRFLMDSGVKPYHIAVLYRAHYVSRSLEEAFVREDIPYSLFNGVEFYNRREIKDVLCYLRMPLAFDDISFLRTINTPRREIGRTRLNFLSEYAQSNNVKLYDALKDNLTHEKLRNTKARRYVEVIEHYAELADRMSVSDFTDGILRESGYEEMLMKNADQNRIDNISELKNSIQQYESTAGEKVSLGDYLSKIALFTNLDVTEKRESVKLMTVHTAKGLEYPYVFVVSLNEGVFPSSKVRSRQEMEEERRLCYVAFTRAKDSLFIVDAEGRNNDSSYRYPSRFIFNVDFDKLEVDGIPDEDFLNQAKAYIGHLEKRLHSPAAAFKPGDRVTHPIFGNGVVVRETDKSYEIEFETISGHRDIDKQYGKLQKL
- the azlC gene encoding branched-chain amino acid transport protein AzlC; the protein is MGLDTKSNRDSGKKDVLKKAFYAAFPKTIPILAGFLFLGIAYGIYMNVSGFSPIYPVIMSATIFAGSVEFVAVGLLLGAFDPLRALLLTLMINARHLFYGISMLDKYKGTGRKKAYLIFGMCDESFSINYTADIPIGVDKGWFMFFVTLLNQIYWVLGATLGGVFGSLILFDTTGLEFVMTALFVVIFLEQWLKEKKHYSSLIGLGLSLACLLVFGGSNFIIPSMITIFAVITLFRKPLEKAGAFV